From the Actinomadura luzonensis genome, the window CTCGTTCTGGCGCAGGGTGACGCGCAGCGAGATGTTGTTGCGGAGCTCGGGCGACAGCTTGCCCTGCAACGACTGCGTGGCCAGCACCAGGTGCATGCCGAGCGAGCGGCCCTTGGCGGCCACGTTGACCAGCTCGCGCAGGAAGTCGGGCGAGCTCTCCAGCACCCGCGCGAACTCGTCGAACACCATCACCAGCCGCGGCAGCCGCCCGCCGGCCGCCCAGTAGGCGTCGATCTCGCCGCCGTGCCGGGCGAGGATCGCCTCCCTGCGGCGGACCTCGGCCCGTACGGAGGCGAGGACGCGCCGGGCGGCGCTCTCGTCGAAGACGTCGGCGGCGGTGTCGCCGGTGGAGCGGATCAGCCCGACGACGTGCGGGCAGTGCTCGAACGGCAGGAACGCGCTGCCGCCCTTGAAGTCCACCAGCACGAGGTTGAGCTCGTCGGGCCGGTTGGCCAGCAGCAGGGAGGTGACGAGGGTCTGCAGCAGGATGCTCTTGCCCGCGCCGGTCGCGCCGCCGAGCATCGTGTGGGGGCCGTCGGCGGCGAGGTCCACGGTGACGGGGCCGGCGCCGTCGGCGCCGACGACGACCCTGGTGGTGGGCCCGGGGTCGGTCGCCCAGCGGGCCAGCACCCCTTCCGGGGTGAGCTCGCCGCCGAGCACGTCGAGCAGCCGCACCGCGGACGGGATCACGCGTTCGGCGCGGGCCAGCGTGAGCCGGTCGCGCATCGGGGCGACGGCCCGGGCGATGCGCTCGGCCGCCGCCTCGCTCAGGCCCTCGGGACGCACGGCGGCGGGCAGCCCGCGCCGGGCCCGGGTGAGCAGCATGGACGCCCCGTCCAGCTCGCAGACGCCGCGGCACTCGTTCAGGCTGCGCTGGTCGGCGCAGATGACGTGGACGCCGACCGACGGGCCCTCGCGCAGCACCTCGCGCACGCCGGGGACGTCGCGGAGGGCCCGCGCCCCGTCGAGCACGACGACCACCTCCTCGGCGAAGCGCCGGTGCTGGTCGCGGGCCTTGAGACGGTCGGTGACGAGGTCGCGCAGCTCCTCGACGCGTGCGGTCCTGGTCTCGGGCGTGTTGCCGACCAGGCAGGGGACGGGGCCGCCGTCCGGGGCCAGGTGCGGCAGCCAGCGGGTCCAGGCCAGGCGTTCGCCGCCGGAGGCGGTGATGAGGACCAGGCGCAGCTCGTCGGGGGCGCGCAGGGTGCCGAGCTGGACCAGCAGCCAGCGGAGCAGCGCGTCCACCGGCTCGGGCGGGCCGATGACGCCGAGCACGCCGATCTCGCGCAGGTCCACGGTGACCGGGACGCCGCGCAGCACCGGCTCGGCGAAGCCGGGCCACGGCTCGCCGTCGAAGCGGATCGCGGCGGGCTCGTCGGCGACGCCGACCCGCAGCGTCAGCCCGTCGGGGGAGTCGGCGTTGCGCGGCCACAGCCCGGGGCCCTCGTGGGTGGCGGCGTAGGTGAGGTCCACCTCGTCGGGCGCGACGAGGTGGCGCAGCCACTGCTCGCGGACGACGTGCCGCCTGATCCGTTCCAGCGTCTCGTGCTTGCGGGCGTCGAACTCCCGCTCTTTCCTGGCGCGCTGCCGGCCCTCGACCCACTGCGTGGCGAAGAACGTGATCGGCGTCAATATCCCGAACAGCAGAAAGTACGGACTTTTTAACAAGATCGCCATCGCGACCGAAATGGGCAGCGGCAGCAGTGACGAAAGCAGCGCGGCGGCGGTATTCCGCTGCGGCGTCTCGTTCCTGGGCAGCGTGATCACGGCCGCCGGGACGGCGGGCGCGGGGGAGAAGGCCCGGTCGAAGTCGATCCGCCCGTCGGCGGCGCGGGTGGTCCGCAGCCGGGACGGCGGCAGCGGCGCCCAGCGCAGCCGGTCGTCGCCCACCTGGAGCACCCCGTCCGGCCGGAGCGGCACCGGCTCGCGCACGGGCAGCTCGTCCACGAGCGTGCCGTTGCGCGAGCCGAGGTCGGTGACCGTGACCTCGCCGGTCCAGGACACGTCGAGGCGCGCGTGCTGCCGGGACACCCGCTGGTCGTAGGGGAGGCAGACGCCGGTCTGGTCGCGGCCCACGACGTGGGCGCCGGGGCTGACCCAGATCACCCGGCCGGCGTCCGGCCCGGCGAAGACGCGCAGCGCCCCGGCCGCCGCGAGGGGACGCCAGGGCTGCGCGCGCTCGGGCTCGCCGATCGAGATCGTCGCGCCGGGCACGATCGGGCCGCCCGCGACGGTCGCCTCGGGGTCGAGCTTGCCGGTGCCGACGAAGCACGGCCGCCCCGCGACGGGGACGGGCAGGGCCCGCAGCAACGAGCCGACGGTGGTGCCCGGCTCGGCCGTCACCTCGACGTCGCACTCGGCAGAGGTCGCCGGATCGCGGATCGTGGTCCGAATGATCATAGGCCCCTCTCCGGAGGACCGGAGGACTTAACCTGATTTATCAATTAAATCTAGCTGTACGACCAGAGGGGCAAAGTACATGGCCGCGGCCCTCGCCGCTAGCTAGAGTAATAAATCCCATATCAGCGCGGTATTTAATGATATCCGCAGTACGCGAGGAGCCCGCCCCCTTGTGAGGAATCACCGCGTAACCGAAGAGGCCATGGTCCGCGCCCTCTACCGCGAATACGGCGCCCCGCTGATGGCCTTCGCCGTCCGGCTGACGGGCGGCGACCGGCGCTGGGCCGAGGACGTCGTCCAGGAGACCCTGGTCCGCGCCTGGCGCAACATCCACGACCTCCGCACCGACAGCGGCTCGCTCATGCCCTGGCTGGCCACCGTCGCCCGCCGCGTCGTCATCGACGACCGCCGCCGCTCCGGCCACCGCCCCCTCGACACCGTCGAGGAGATCCCCGAGCGCGCCCAGGCCACCGTCGCCGAGGACGAGCGCCTGCTGCGCGAGATCGTGGTGACCGACGCCATGCTCTCGCTCTCGCCCGCCCACCGCCAGGTGCTCACCGAGACGTTCCTGCTCGACCGCACGGTCGCGGAGGCGGCCGAGACGATCGGCGTCCCGGTCGGAACGATCAAGTCCCGCGTGTACTACGCCATGCGGGCCCTGCGCGTCGCATTGGAGGAAAGGGGGGTGATGTTGCCATGAATCCTCCGATGCGGCACATGATGGAGAGGGGGGTGGTACGGCCATGAACGAGGTCCAACACGAGGACGTCGCCGCGTACGCGCTGGGCCTGCTCGACGAGGGGGAGCGAGCGGCCTTCGAGCGCCACCTGGCGGGCTGCCCGAGCTGCGCCGCCGAGGTCGGCATGTTCGCCGAGATGGGCGAGCTGATCAAGGGGGTGCACCCGGACGACCTGCTGCCGAGCCCGCCCGACCCGCAGGTCGAGTCGCTGCTGGTGCGCCGGGCCGCCGCCGAGCGCCGCCGCCGCGGCCTGCACCGCACGATGACGGCCGCCGCCGCGTGCGTGCTCATCGCGACCGGCGTGTTCCTGGCCGTGCGGTCGTTCACCGGCGGCCCGAACCCGGACAGCGTCCACAGCCCGGCCGCGGCCCTGCTCATGACCGGCAGGACGTACACGGTCACCGACCCGGCCACC encodes:
- a CDS encoding FtsK/SpoIIIE domain-containing protein; the protein is MIIRTTIRDPATSAECDVEVTAEPGTTVGSLLRALPVPVAGRPCFVGTGKLDPEATVAGGPIVPGATISIGEPERAQPWRPLAAAGALRVFAGPDAGRVIWVSPGAHVVGRDQTGVCLPYDQRVSRQHARLDVSWTGEVTVTDLGSRNGTLVDELPVREPVPLRPDGVLQVGDDRLRWAPLPPSRLRTTRAADGRIDFDRAFSPAPAVPAAVITLPRNETPQRNTAAALLSSLLPLPISVAMAILLKSPYFLLFGILTPITFFATQWVEGRQRARKEREFDARKHETLERIRRHVVREQWLRHLVAPDEVDLTYAATHEGPGLWPRNADSPDGLTLRVGVADEPAAIRFDGEPWPGFAEPVLRGVPVTVDLREIGVLGVIGPPEPVDALLRWLLVQLGTLRAPDELRLVLITASGGERLAWTRWLPHLAPDGGPVPCLVGNTPETRTARVEELRDLVTDRLKARDQHRRFAEEVVVVLDGARALRDVPGVREVLREGPSVGVHVICADQRSLNECRGVCELDGASMLLTRARRGLPAAVRPEGLSEAAAERIARAVAPMRDRLTLARAERVIPSAVRLLDVLGGELTPEGVLARWATDPGPTTRVVVGADGAGPVTVDLAADGPHTMLGGATGAGKSILLQTLVTSLLLANRPDELNLVLVDFKGGSAFLPFEHCPHVVGLIRSTGDTAADVFDESAARRVLASVRAEVRRREAILARHGGEIDAYWAAGGRLPRLVMVFDEFARVLESSPDFLRELVNVAAKGRSLGMHLVLATQSLQGKLSPELRNNISLRVTLRQNEPSDSVEVLGVPDAAAIPSRLRGRGMIMRVGGEQRTPQLFQTGYLGDPPPAAGAAPARARVLPWTALGLPRPEPPSRPANGPTDQDLAIAAVRAAAGRLAFEPPFRPLLPPLPAALDLTAILPPPAALDPAPPPHPSPAASPAPSSASPAASPAASDPALLPGAAAARGRHAARSPAPGDPPPVPFALLDDPALQAQPAMTLDLAGTERLLVAGGPQSGRTTFARTLISSLATRCPPAQVWLYVIENQPGGLAPYERLPICGAVANAAEPDRIRRLVTWLAGEVDRRRLARPSPRPPVIVLLIDGWEYFENRGDPDFVETSLLVTLRGVVAGGPPVGVHVVAAGGHDMLRGKTPDLFSRRLLLPFAREETRRSYLASSGMVSPPVLPGRAIDAATGLHAQIALPLDPPWPLPGPPFPKSFPPLPAALPLDELAGPPVSVGATPVSAGGIPIGVGGPDVRPVALDLFGAGPHLALVSGPPGSGRSNAALVLATGLLRAGVGVLALAPPRSPLARALPPGARLLTGTAFTDADLRAAAAPFAGTPYAVLLDDFDQLTITPGEQNFDTLPTLLQDLLTPAELGRRALILAGDATPILEGHRRALSQEVTETLRAGARVVLAPSNRVTAREHALTLEPDQFFTGPPGRAYLSVGRRTDLIQIALTGA
- a CDS encoding anti-sigma factor family protein, yielding MNEVQHEDVAAYALGLLDEGERAAFERHLAGCPSCAAEVGMFAEMGELIKGVHPDDLLPSPPDPQVESLLVRRAAAERRRRGLHRTMTAAAACVLIATGVFLAVRSFTGGPNPDSVHSPAAALLMTGRTYTVTDPATGVNAVVGLEDKGWGTHVALQLKGVRGPLQCRLLAVGDDGRSETVASWGVPDKGYGVPGAPDPLLLHGGTSLTQDHLNHFTVETFDGRTLATIAT
- a CDS encoding sigma-70 family RNA polymerase sigma factor; this encodes MVRALYREYGAPLMAFAVRLTGGDRRWAEDVVQETLVRAWRNIHDLRTDSGSLMPWLATVARRVVIDDRRRSGHRPLDTVEEIPERAQATVAEDERLLREIVVTDAMLSLSPAHRQVLTETFLLDRTVAEAAETIGVPVGTIKSRVYYAMRALRVALEERGVMLP